A section of the Sceloporus undulatus isolate JIND9_A2432 ecotype Alabama chromosome 3, SceUnd_v1.1, whole genome shotgun sequence genome encodes:
- the NHS gene encoding Nance-Horan syndrome protein isoform X4, which yields MLGQRPKNPIHNIPTTLDKQTNWSKALPLPTPEEKMKQDSQVISSCVIPINVTGVGFDRDASIRCSLVHSQSVLQRRRKLRRRKTISGIPRRVQQEIDSDESPVARERNVIVHANPDFSNNVNRRTGTRDSECQTEEILIAAPSRRRIRAQRGQSVVASLSHSAGNILVLADNGDAMFTTSVSNRVRSRSLPREGARANEVEHHDTGAKMSAYEAEHFLTSQERISTKSKDAINNLCSQEHHPISLKCSQHLHSPDHNSNERGRSRLSRMVDSGSCDISSNSDTFGSPIHSISTAGVLLSSHMDQKDDHQSSSGNWSGSSSTCPSQTSETIPPAASPPLTGSSHCDSELSLNIVPNANEDSNVFITDHYTDQMDKIRGHRASSFTSTVADLLDDPNNSNTSDSEWNYLHHHHDASCRQDFSPERPKTDSLGCPSFTSMATYDSFIEKTPSDKADTSSHFSVDTEGYYTSMHFDCGLKGTKSYICNYAAVGSDSGQNASVVSSFTNCTWQDYVNHKRQGKQSISLKKPKAKPAPPKRSSSLRKSDSSTDLPEKKEPKISSGQQHMPHTSREMKLPLEFSNTPSRAENSNIPSKQEHSWDNLDESGLKNLPYDAMDIPSFKDEGAEQSHYAELWLLNDLKSNDPYRSLSNSSTATGTTVIECIKSPESSESQTSQSGSRATTPSLPSVENEFKLASPEKLAGLASPSSGYSSQSETPTSSFPTAFFSGPLSPGGSKRKPKVPERKSSLQQTSSKDGNITLHKDLELPVIPPTHLDLSALHNVLNKPYAHRHQLHAFNNNKPNVVEEALNSNSPPALAITPSVLKSVHLRSINKSEDTKQKDNTDLLHIQAKTVMKPHGSKKQILRQYSMEDAIVSYINPSPVQITPEQLQAECSLTFSEKNTCRDTLTSVDMGVPAAKYVTDQTHFVREVLQESTLKKTCSSCPERFPQGMAGLSRNSEGKITTCGFQKDKRLDPVQLQRELPAHCEQKLEPLNRNAPQCDSSVGVTDISYQLKHPLSLSQCDDKVPGNISYEPEISTVDSLSEKCTEEENYTMSGIPAKSASDDNDRRAAETQGIPEDILKDSSPSDDSIFSPLSEDSQAEPEDAFVSPNKPRTTEDLFAVIHRSKRKVLGRKDSGDISSKNRSKASSSTSNMSSASSTPPTANVPPVPSVASPLCSQRSPGLIYRNAKKSNTSNEEFKLLLLKKGSRSDSSYRMSATEILKSPVSPKSPGELIGDTLQNADESSQTSSSAEALAPLSPCPSRLTAEGTSSKSFPTSASSRVGRSRAPPAASSSRYSVRCRLYNTPMQAISEGETENSDGSPHDDRSSQSST from the exons ATGTTAGGGCAGAGGCCGAAAAATCCAATACATAATATCCCTACTACACTGGATAAGCAAACCAACTGGAGCAAAGCACTACCTCTCCCAACTCCAGAGGAGAAAATGAAACAAGATTCCCAAGTGATTTCCTCTTGCGTTATCCCCATCAATGTCACTG GAGTTGGTTTTGACAGAGATGCTAGTATACGCTGCTCTCTTGTTCACTCACAATCCGTGCTACAGCGGAGACGGAAATTGAGAAGGAGGAAAACCATCTCTGGCATCCCCAGAAGAGTCCAACAAGAAATAG ATTCTGACGAATCACCAGTAGCAAGAGAACGGAATGTGATTGTGCATGCAAATCCAGACTTCTCTAATAACGTGAACAGGAGAACAGGTACCAGGGATTCTGAGTGCCAAACAGAAGAAATCCTCATTGCTGCCCCATCCCGGAGAAGAATTCGAGCACAGAGGGGTCAAAGTGTAGTAGCCTCCCTTTCTCATTCAGCTGGCAACATATTGGTGCTGGCAGACAATGGTGATGCCATGTTTACAACATCAGTAAGCAACCGTGTACGATCAAGGAGTCTTCCTCGCGAAGGTGCTAGAGCCAATGAAGTGGAACACCACGACACTGGTGCCAAAATGTCGGCGTATGAGGCAGAACACTTTTTAACAAGCCAAGAAAGAATCTCTACAAAGAGTAAAGATGCCATCAATAACCTGTGTTCTCAAGAACACCATCCCATAAGTTTAAAATGTTCTCAACATCTTCATAGTCCAGATCATAACTCAAATGAAAGGGGGAGATCAAGGTTATCAAGGATGGTAGATTCCGGAAGCTGTGATATCTCATCAAATTCTGACACCTTTGGAAGTCCCATTCACTCCATCTCTACTGCTGGGGTTCTTCTCAGCAGTCACATGGACCAGAAAGATGACCATCAATCATCCAGTGGGAACTGGAGTGGGAGCAGCTCAACATGTCCTTCCCAGACTTCAGAAACTATTCCTCCTGCTGCGTCTCCCCCATTGACTGGTTCTTCACACTGTGATTCAGAATTATCACTTAACATTGTCCCTAATGCTAATGAGGACTCTAATGTCTTCATAACAGACCACTATACTGATCAGATGGATAAGATTAGAGGGCACAGGGCAAGTTCTTTCACTTCCACTGTAGCAGATCTACTCGATGACCCCAATAACAGCAACACAAGTGACAGTGAATGGAATTACTTGCATCATCACCATGATGCATCCTGCCGTCAAGATTTCAGTCCTGAACGTCCCAAGACAGATAGCCTGGGATGTCCAAGTTTTACAAGCATGGCCACTTATGATAGTTTTATAGAGAAGACCCCATCTGACAAAGCAGACACTAGCTCACACTTTTCTGTTGACACTGAAGGTTACTATACCTCCATGCACTTTGACTGCGGTCTCAAGGGAACTAAAAGTTATATTTGTAACTATGCAGCTGTGGGCTCTGACAGTGGCCAGAATGCAAGTGTTGTTTCCAGTTTTACTAACTGCACCTGGCAGGATTATGTCAATCACAAGAGACAAGGAAAACAGAGCATCTCTCTCAAAAAACCAAAGGCAAAGCCAGCCCCACCAAAACGCAGTTCATCTTTAAGGAAATCTGACAGCAGCACAGATCTTCCTGAGAAGAAAGAACCAAAGATAAGCAGTGGGCAGCAGCACATGCCTCACACTTCCAGGGAAATGAAGCTGCCCCTTGAGTTTTCAAATACACCTTCAAGAGCAGAAAATTCTAATATACCAAGCAAACAGGAACACTCCTGGGATAATTTGGATGAAAGCGGATTAAAAAACCTTCCATATGATGCCATGGACATCCCATCCTTTAAAGATGAAGGTGCTGAGCAATCTCACTATGCAGAACTCTGGCTTCTAAATGACTTGAAATCTAATGATCCATATAGGTCTTTATCCAATTCTAGCACTGCTACGGGTACTACGGTCATAGAATGCATAAAGTCACCGGAAAGTTCAGAATCACAAACGTCACAGTCTGGATCGCGAGCCAccactccttcccttccttctgttGAGAATGAATTTAAGTTGGCTTCCCCAGAAAAGCTGGCTGGTTTAGCATCTCCCTCAAGTGGTTATTCCAGTCAGTCTGAAACACCAACATCATCCTTTCCTACAGCTTTCTTTTCTGGACCCTTATCCCCAGGGGGGAGTAAAAGGAAGCCAAAAGTACCAGAAAGGAAGTCCTCATTACAACAGACTTCTTCTAAGGATGGCAACATAACTCTACATAAAGACCTTGAACTTCCAGTTATACCTCCTACTCATCTTGACCTAAGTGCTCTTCATAATGTCTTGAATAAACCCTACGCTCACAGACACCAACTACATGCTTTTAATAACAACAAGCCTAACGTGGTAGAAGAAGCACTGAACTCTAATTCTCCACCAGCCCTTGCTATTACGCCTTCTGTCCTGAAGTCTGTACATCTTCGATCAATCAATAAGtctgaagacacaaaacaaaaagataacaCAGACCTCCTCCACATTCAAGCAAAAACTGTAATGAAACCACATGGAAGTAAGAAACAAATATTACGCCAGTATTCCATGGAAGATGCCATAGTGTCCTATATTAATCCTTCTCCAGTACAAATAACCCCTGAACAACTGCAAgcagaatgcagtttgactttcAGTGAAAAGAATACCTGTCGAGACACCCTAACCTCAGTAGATATGGGTGTTCCAGCAGCTAAGTATGTAACAGATCAAACACACTTCGTTCGTGAGGTTTTACAAGagagtactttaaaaaaaacctgcagcaGTTGCCCCGAACGGTTTCCACAAGGCATGGCAGGCCTTTCTAGAAATTCTGAAGGGAAGATAACTACTTGTGGATTTCAAAAAGATAAGAGACTTGACCCTGTGCAGCTTCAGCGAGAATTACCTGCACACTGTGAACAAAAGTTAGAACCTCTTAATCGAAATGCACCCCAGTGTGACTCCTCAGTTGGGGTAACAGACATCAGTTATCAGCTAAAGCATCCACTCAGTCTAAGCCAATGTGATGACAAAGTGCCTGGGAATATCAGCTATGAACCGGAGATTTCAACTGTAGATTCACTCAGTGAAAAATGTACTGAGGAAGAAAATTATACTATGTCAGGTATTCCAGCCAAAAGTGCCTCAGATGATAATGACAGGAGAGCAGCTGAGACACAAGGGATTCCAGAAGATATCTTAAAAG ACTCTTCTCCAAGTGATGATTCCATATTCTCACCTTTAAGTGAAGATTCCCAGGCTGAACCAGAAGATGCTTTTGTGTCTCCAAATAAACCTCGAACAACAGAGGATTTATTTGCAGTCATTCATCG GTCAAAAAGGAAAGTACTCGGAAGAAAAGATTCTGGAGATATTTCTTCAAAGAACAGATCGAAAGCTTCATCTAGTACTAGCAACATGTCTTCTGCCAGCAGCACACCCCCTACAGCTAATGTTCCTCCAGTTCCAAGTGTGGCAAGCCCACTGTGCAGCCAGCGATCTCCTGGACTTATTTACAGGAATGCCAAAAAGTCCAATACATCAAATGAAGAATTCAAACTGCTGCTCCTGAAAAAGGGCAGCCGGTCTGATTCTAGCTATAGGATGTCAGCTACCGAAATACTGAAGAGTCCAGTTTCACCCAAATCTCCTGGAGAACTAATTGGGGATACTCTACAAAATGCTGATGAGTCTTCCCAAACCTCATCAAGTGCTGAGGCATTAGCTCCTCTCTCTCCTTGCCCCTCAAGATTAACTGCAGAGGGGACTTCTTCCAAAAGCTTTCCTACATCAGCATCATCACGTGTAGGACGGTCACGGGCACCTCCTGCAGCCAGCAGTAGTCGATACAGTGTCCGCTGCAGACTGTATAACACCCCAATGCAAGCCATTTCAGAAGGAGAGACTGAAAATTCTGATGGGAGCCCTCATGATGATAGATCTTCCCAGAGTTCTACATAG
- the NHS gene encoding Nance-Horan syndrome protein isoform X3 — MVLGCCLLKNSAVSNLDAESKLNVYFRAPWHQQRNVFLPSTRPACVEELHHHAKQNLRALRREQRNRGDNRDQKTQSQISVVAPPFPSFPVSYNQKYKETKDRHLLKFHSTRSPSPTECCHMTPWSRKSHHPEEEDADVMLGQRPKNPIHNIPTTLDKQTNWSKALPLPTPEEKMKQDSQVISSCVIPINVTGVGFDRDASIRCSLVHSQSVLQRRRKLRRRKTISGIPRRVQQEIDSDESPVARERNVIVHANPDFSNNVNRRTGTRDSECQTEEILIAAPSRRRIRAQRGQSVVASLSHSAGNILVLADNGDAMFTTSVSNRVRSRSLPREGARANEVEHHDTGAKMSAYEAEHFLTSQERISTKSKDAINNLCSQEHHPISLKCSQHLHSPDHNSNERGRSRLSRMVDSGSCDISSNSDTFGSPIHSISTAGVLLSSHMDQKDDHQSSSGNWSGSSSTCPSQTSETIPPAASPPLTGSSHCDSELSLNIVPNANEDSNVFITDHYTDQMDKIRGHRASSFTSTVADLLDDPNNSNTSDSEWNYLHHHHDASCRQDFSPERPKTDSLGCPSFTSMATYDSFIEKTPSDKADTSSHFSVDTEGYYTSMHFDCGLKGTKSYICNYAAVGSDSGQNASVVSSFTNCTWQDYVNHKRQGKQSISLKKPKAKPAPPKRSSSLRKSDSSTDLPEKKEPKISSGQQHMPHTSREMKLPLEFSNTPSRAENSNIPSKQEHSWDNLDESGLKNLPYDAMDIPSFKDEGAEQSHYAELWLLNDLKSNDPYRSLSNSSTATGTTVIECIKSPESSESQTSQSGSRATTPSLPSVENEFKLASPEKLAGLASPSSGYSSQSETPTSSFPTAFFSGPLSPGGSKRKPKVPERKSSLQQTSSKDGNITLHKDLELPVIPPTHLDLSALHNVLNKPYAHRHQLHAFNNNKPNVVEEALNSNSPPALAITPSVLKSVHLRSINKSEDTKQKDNTDLLHIQAKTVMKPHGSKKQILRQYSMEDAIVSYINPSPVQITPEQLQAECSLTFSEKNTCRDTLTSVDMGVPAAKYVTDQTHFVREVLQESTLKKTCSSCPERFPQGMAGLSRNSEGKITTCGFQKDKRLDPVQLQRELPAHCEQKLEPLNRNAPQCDSSVGVTDISYQLKHPLSLSQCDDKVPGNISYEPEISTVDSLSEKCTEEENYTMSGIPAKSASDDNDRRAAETQGIPEDILKDSSPSDDSIFSPLSEDSQAEPEDAFVSPNKPRTTEDLFAVIHRSKRKVLGRKDSGDISSKNRSKASSSTSNMSSASSTPPTANVPPVPSVASPLCSQRSPGLIYRNAKKSNTSNEEFKLLLLKKGSRSDSSYRMSATEILKSPVSPKSPGELIGDTLQNADESSQTSSSAEALAPLSPCPSRLTAEGTSSKSFPTSASSRVGRSRAPPAASSSRYSVRCRLYNTPMQAISEGETENSDGSPHDDRSSQSST; from the exons TTTCACAGCACCCGCTCGCCTTCCCCCACTGAGTGTTGCCACATGACCCCATGGAGTAGAAAG TCCCACCATCCAGAGGAAGAAGACGCAGATGTCATGTTAGGGCAGAGGCCGAAAAATCCAATACATAATATCCCTACTACACTGGATAAGCAAACCAACTGGAGCAAAGCACTACCTCTCCCAACTCCAGAGGAGAAAATGAAACAAGATTCCCAAGTGATTTCCTCTTGCGTTATCCCCATCAATGTCACTG GAGTTGGTTTTGACAGAGATGCTAGTATACGCTGCTCTCTTGTTCACTCACAATCCGTGCTACAGCGGAGACGGAAATTGAGAAGGAGGAAAACCATCTCTGGCATCCCCAGAAGAGTCCAACAAGAAATAG ATTCTGACGAATCACCAGTAGCAAGAGAACGGAATGTGATTGTGCATGCAAATCCAGACTTCTCTAATAACGTGAACAGGAGAACAGGTACCAGGGATTCTGAGTGCCAAACAGAAGAAATCCTCATTGCTGCCCCATCCCGGAGAAGAATTCGAGCACAGAGGGGTCAAAGTGTAGTAGCCTCCCTTTCTCATTCAGCTGGCAACATATTGGTGCTGGCAGACAATGGTGATGCCATGTTTACAACATCAGTAAGCAACCGTGTACGATCAAGGAGTCTTCCTCGCGAAGGTGCTAGAGCCAATGAAGTGGAACACCACGACACTGGTGCCAAAATGTCGGCGTATGAGGCAGAACACTTTTTAACAAGCCAAGAAAGAATCTCTACAAAGAGTAAAGATGCCATCAATAACCTGTGTTCTCAAGAACACCATCCCATAAGTTTAAAATGTTCTCAACATCTTCATAGTCCAGATCATAACTCAAATGAAAGGGGGAGATCAAGGTTATCAAGGATGGTAGATTCCGGAAGCTGTGATATCTCATCAAATTCTGACACCTTTGGAAGTCCCATTCACTCCATCTCTACTGCTGGGGTTCTTCTCAGCAGTCACATGGACCAGAAAGATGACCATCAATCATCCAGTGGGAACTGGAGTGGGAGCAGCTCAACATGTCCTTCCCAGACTTCAGAAACTATTCCTCCTGCTGCGTCTCCCCCATTGACTGGTTCTTCACACTGTGATTCAGAATTATCACTTAACATTGTCCCTAATGCTAATGAGGACTCTAATGTCTTCATAACAGACCACTATACTGATCAGATGGATAAGATTAGAGGGCACAGGGCAAGTTCTTTCACTTCCACTGTAGCAGATCTACTCGATGACCCCAATAACAGCAACACAAGTGACAGTGAATGGAATTACTTGCATCATCACCATGATGCATCCTGCCGTCAAGATTTCAGTCCTGAACGTCCCAAGACAGATAGCCTGGGATGTCCAAGTTTTACAAGCATGGCCACTTATGATAGTTTTATAGAGAAGACCCCATCTGACAAAGCAGACACTAGCTCACACTTTTCTGTTGACACTGAAGGTTACTATACCTCCATGCACTTTGACTGCGGTCTCAAGGGAACTAAAAGTTATATTTGTAACTATGCAGCTGTGGGCTCTGACAGTGGCCAGAATGCAAGTGTTGTTTCCAGTTTTACTAACTGCACCTGGCAGGATTATGTCAATCACAAGAGACAAGGAAAACAGAGCATCTCTCTCAAAAAACCAAAGGCAAAGCCAGCCCCACCAAAACGCAGTTCATCTTTAAGGAAATCTGACAGCAGCACAGATCTTCCTGAGAAGAAAGAACCAAAGATAAGCAGTGGGCAGCAGCACATGCCTCACACTTCCAGGGAAATGAAGCTGCCCCTTGAGTTTTCAAATACACCTTCAAGAGCAGAAAATTCTAATATACCAAGCAAACAGGAACACTCCTGGGATAATTTGGATGAAAGCGGATTAAAAAACCTTCCATATGATGCCATGGACATCCCATCCTTTAAAGATGAAGGTGCTGAGCAATCTCACTATGCAGAACTCTGGCTTCTAAATGACTTGAAATCTAATGATCCATATAGGTCTTTATCCAATTCTAGCACTGCTACGGGTACTACGGTCATAGAATGCATAAAGTCACCGGAAAGTTCAGAATCACAAACGTCACAGTCTGGATCGCGAGCCAccactccttcccttccttctgttGAGAATGAATTTAAGTTGGCTTCCCCAGAAAAGCTGGCTGGTTTAGCATCTCCCTCAAGTGGTTATTCCAGTCAGTCTGAAACACCAACATCATCCTTTCCTACAGCTTTCTTTTCTGGACCCTTATCCCCAGGGGGGAGTAAAAGGAAGCCAAAAGTACCAGAAAGGAAGTCCTCATTACAACAGACTTCTTCTAAGGATGGCAACATAACTCTACATAAAGACCTTGAACTTCCAGTTATACCTCCTACTCATCTTGACCTAAGTGCTCTTCATAATGTCTTGAATAAACCCTACGCTCACAGACACCAACTACATGCTTTTAATAACAACAAGCCTAACGTGGTAGAAGAAGCACTGAACTCTAATTCTCCACCAGCCCTTGCTATTACGCCTTCTGTCCTGAAGTCTGTACATCTTCGATCAATCAATAAGtctgaagacacaaaacaaaaagataacaCAGACCTCCTCCACATTCAAGCAAAAACTGTAATGAAACCACATGGAAGTAAGAAACAAATATTACGCCAGTATTCCATGGAAGATGCCATAGTGTCCTATATTAATCCTTCTCCAGTACAAATAACCCCTGAACAACTGCAAgcagaatgcagtttgactttcAGTGAAAAGAATACCTGTCGAGACACCCTAACCTCAGTAGATATGGGTGTTCCAGCAGCTAAGTATGTAACAGATCAAACACACTTCGTTCGTGAGGTTTTACAAGagagtactttaaaaaaaacctgcagcaGTTGCCCCGAACGGTTTCCACAAGGCATGGCAGGCCTTTCTAGAAATTCTGAAGGGAAGATAACTACTTGTGGATTTCAAAAAGATAAGAGACTTGACCCTGTGCAGCTTCAGCGAGAATTACCTGCACACTGTGAACAAAAGTTAGAACCTCTTAATCGAAATGCACCCCAGTGTGACTCCTCAGTTGGGGTAACAGACATCAGTTATCAGCTAAAGCATCCACTCAGTCTAAGCCAATGTGATGACAAAGTGCCTGGGAATATCAGCTATGAACCGGAGATTTCAACTGTAGATTCACTCAGTGAAAAATGTACTGAGGAAGAAAATTATACTATGTCAGGTATTCCAGCCAAAAGTGCCTCAGATGATAATGACAGGAGAGCAGCTGAGACACAAGGGATTCCAGAAGATATCTTAAAAG ACTCTTCTCCAAGTGATGATTCCATATTCTCACCTTTAAGTGAAGATTCCCAGGCTGAACCAGAAGATGCTTTTGTGTCTCCAAATAAACCTCGAACAACAGAGGATTTATTTGCAGTCATTCATCG GTCAAAAAGGAAAGTACTCGGAAGAAAAGATTCTGGAGATATTTCTTCAAAGAACAGATCGAAAGCTTCATCTAGTACTAGCAACATGTCTTCTGCCAGCAGCACACCCCCTACAGCTAATGTTCCTCCAGTTCCAAGTGTGGCAAGCCCACTGTGCAGCCAGCGATCTCCTGGACTTATTTACAGGAATGCCAAAAAGTCCAATACATCAAATGAAGAATTCAAACTGCTGCTCCTGAAAAAGGGCAGCCGGTCTGATTCTAGCTATAGGATGTCAGCTACCGAAATACTGAAGAGTCCAGTTTCACCCAAATCTCCTGGAGAACTAATTGGGGATACTCTACAAAATGCTGATGAGTCTTCCCAAACCTCATCAAGTGCTGAGGCATTAGCTCCTCTCTCTCCTTGCCCCTCAAGATTAACTGCAGAGGGGACTTCTTCCAAAAGCTTTCCTACATCAGCATCATCACGTGTAGGACGGTCACGGGCACCTCCTGCAGCCAGCAGTAGTCGATACAGTGTCCGCTGCAGACTGTATAACACCCCAATGCAAGCCATTTCAGAAGGAGAGACTGAAAATTCTGATGGGAGCCCTCATGATGATAGATCTTCCCAGAGTTCTACATAG